A stretch of DNA from Cydia fagiglandana chromosome 24, ilCydFagi1.1, whole genome shotgun sequence:
TGTGCTTTCTGAATTCCGGATACTCTGTATAGTTTTTCCCGCAGTAGAAACATAGGTACGTGCCCCGCCATTTGAAAGGCATCACGGAGGTGTTATTGAAtaatatttgtaaatttttcctCCGCCGCTGAGAGGTACAGCTGTCGTACGGGCGGTGCGGATATTCATCTGAAAAGAAACGATTCTTGCTGTCAATTCACTCTTACAACTCCTTAATTAACGTCGTTTAATATCAGGTAAGTGCGTGAGTAGCGTTTTTAACATGGGAGGCCATGTGACCGCGGAGGTTTTTCTTCCATAGGAACTTCTTACCGCATACATCGCAGTGAAAATTTCTCTCCCCTATATGTTTCACCATATGGCTTTTAAGGAGCGCAGCATCGAAGAATCTGTCGTTGCAGAGCAAGCACTGCACGTTTTTCTCTTTAAGATGCGTACGTCTTATATGGTTGTCCATGAAGGAGTTTCTGGTGAATAATTTTCCGCAATACGAGCACTTGTGGCCGGAGCCATGTATGGTAATTAGGTGCCTTTGCATCGAGTATTGGGACACGAATTTCTCCGGGCATTCAGGACAGTCGACTGTCTTGTCGCCATGGACCCTGCCCATGTGCGAACGGAGATCTACCGTTCTTGTAAACTCTAGTTTGCAAGCGTCACAATTGTAAATCTTGCCTACCTTGTGGCGTCGCGCTACGTGCGCTCGTAAATTCGGTTTAGTCCTAAAGGACTTTCCGCAGTAcatgcatatatttttattatccgTATGGGCGATACTGACGTGCCTTAGCAGAGTGCTAAAGTACCTTGATACTTCTCCGCAAAAAGGACAGgcaaaattgtcttttataaGTCTGAACGGTTGAATATTCATTTCTATAGACTTGTCAAAACGCGCCTTATGTTCTGAAGTTAGATGATCTATTAAATGGTCCAAATCGTTCATAGGTTCAAAGCACATTTTACAAGATAACGACGATATGTCTATTTTAATCGAAATGTCCTCTCTATTTCGTAATTTCATGGATTTAAACTTAGAATCGCAATGGGGATGCTCGATCATAGTATGTTCTTTGAGTTCGTCGCATTCTATGAAATGTCTGGAGCAATAGAAACATCTGAATTTATTCATGAAATG
This window harbors:
- the LOC134676382 gene encoding zinc finger protein 160-like; the encoded protein is MIPFKWRQKYLCFYCGEDVPDYDALKKHTRAHGPCTLRDRALTRVSGTDVEIKVDVSDITCQLCNESPPNFDEIISHLIHKHNLPYDKHADLLIVKYRLADLKCLLCEESFNHFSKLIVHVNNSHPLKVLSCNVCHQKFNKQRDLTAHFRSYHKKGGYTCNKCAISFPTNWALSNHKFKTHSSACNICFKSFSSSDKRLKHMKTEHAGDSLLQCGFCLKTMNTKQGFLRHAAGCTSAKDDSKSQHVMDEIVSIDDTERRPNVKQIRNNIACILNMSTAIPFKHFMNKFRCFYCSRHFIECDELKEHTMIEHPHCDSKFKSMKLRNREDISIKIDISSLSCKMCFEPMNDLDHLIDHLTSEHKARFDKSIEMNIQPFRLIKDNFACPFCGEVSRYFSTLLRHVSIAHTDNKNICMYCGKSFRTKPNLRAHVARRHKVGKIYNCDACKLEFTRTVDLRSHMGRVHGDKTVDCPECPEKFVSQYSMQRHLITIHGSGHKCSYCGKLFTRNSFMDNHIRRTHLKEKNVQCLLCNDRFFDAALLKSHMVKHIGERNFHCDVCGKKFLWKKNLRGHMASHVKNATHALT